The genomic window GCTCATGTAACTTAGACCAGAATGTGCAATTAAGGTTAttacaagtttaatttttttaaagtttgatttACGTCCCAGGTACGAGGtacactaacaaaaaaaaaagctcggGAATCTTGGGCATGGAATCGGCCGTGGCATTTGCTTGGAGTTGCTTCAGGGGAAACCATTCGACGGTAATCGGAATGGCTGGATACGGAATTGATTCGCAGTCCTTCTAAACGCGAGACCGATTATTCTGAACCATGCCCCTTAACTCGGACTGGACAAGATGCTCGTAACCAAGACCCGGCGCCGATCGGAATGGCAGTCCAAGTCAAAGAATTATTTCATAATATGGTGTCAGAGATGTAAACACTTTGAGAGGCTTAACTtctaccaaattaaaaaaaaatacgtagacTGCATAATTTTTTCGCGTAATGAGCAGCTAAAACTACCTTTTTAATGTTTTGCTTACTTAGATACTGAACTCAATATTCGATAAATGTATACTCAAATTATATAAATCTCTCTTTTTTGTGTTGAGTACATTATAAATTTATTCTGCAGTATCTCCTCtagttagagtcccggaaatatCGCGGTTCATTCTGCGCCAGGCTAAAATCCAGTCCTATGGACATACACTCTACCACATATGCTTTCCTAATGGCTGATTTGTAACTGTAGAATCTCCCCTTCTTTTGAGGGAGTCGTTGCGATTGGGTAATGTTTGTTTTGCTAAATGTAACAGTACCTATAGTAagtaaaattgcagatatttgtaaatttgtacattgacacgaaaatgttcgcagtaataccgggttcagattcttactcgggcatttatgatttgtgttgtcccagagcCTCCAATaggtagttaaagttatttgtaaaccgttccctgagtacatttccagtatcaactgcgcacattgatAAGCATGATACGACAAAATAATGTtccattattgaatattctattatcttttctgtggttttaaaaaatatatgcttgaatgaaacgtcaattaaaatataaagttgtaCACGTTTTTCCGTAAGTTATATTCAGCAATGTgtcgtacaaagttaaaatatgtttGTTGTAGTACAACAAGCTATAATGAGTGAAAGAATCCTTGAAAAGTCCGGGTCTCTATGGAGGTTGCAATGCACTCACCAGCTGTGCCAGCGACTGTGAAGTGCTTGTTGTCGGAAGTCGGCGACTCGGTGTCCAGGTGCGCGGCGGACCGCGGCGAGCAGGGGCGGGCGAGGGCTAGGCCGGGCGACGCCGCGTCCCACGAGCTGGTCGTGCCCGGCATGCTGTTCAGGAGCGCGCCCGCGCCGGGAGGGTCCTCCGAGGAGCTGTTCATATCCCGGGCGGTGCTGAGGAGCAGCCTGGCGTGCGAGGGGCAGGTCGGGGCAGGAGCGAGGTCGCGGTCGAGGCAAAAGAAGTCTCAGGCCGGTCAGAGGCACCACAAGGGACTGAGGAAGGCGTGTCAAGGCGTCCAGGGACACCAGGAGGTGTTCCAGAAGGCGTGTCAAGGCAACCAGGGACACCAGGAGATGTTCCAGAAGGCGTGTCAAGGCAACCAGGGACACCAGGAGATGTTCCAGAAGGCGTGTCAAGGCGTCCAGGGACACCAGGAGATGTTCCAAAAGGCGTGTCAAGGCAACCAGGGACACCAGCAGGTGTTCCAGAAGACGTGTGACCACGGACACCAGGAGGTGTTCCAGAAGACATATGACCAGGGAGACCAGAAGGGGCTCCCTAAGACATATCAAGGCGCCCAAGAACACCAGGAGGTGTTCCAGAAGGCGTTTGACCATGAACACCAGGAGGGGCTCCAAAAGACGTATCAAGATGCCCAAGGACACCAGGAGGTGTTCCAGAAGGCGTGTCAAGGCGTCCAGGGACACCAGGAGGTGTTCCAGAAGACGTGTGACCACGGACACCAGGAGGTGTTCCAGAAGACATATGACCAGGGAGACCAGAAGGGGCTCCCAAAGACATATCAAGGCGCCCAAGTACACCAGGAGGTGTTCCAGAAGGCGTTTGACCATGAACACCAGGAGGGACTCCAAAAGACGTATCAAGGTGCCCAAGGACACCAGGAGGTGTTCCAGAAGGCGTTTGACCATGGAAACCAGGAGGAGCTCCAAACGAAGTATCCAGGCGACCAAGGACACCAGGAGGTGTTCCAAAAGACTTATGACCAGGGACACCAGGAGGTGTTCCAAAAGACTTATGACCAGGGACACCAGGAGGTATTCCAAAAGACGTATGAACAGGGACACCAGGGGTTCCAGAAGACGTATGACCAGGGATATCAGGGGTTCCAGAAGACGTATGATAAGGGACACCAGGTGATCCAGAAGACGTGTGACCAGGGACATCAGGGGTTCCAGAAGACGTATGATAAGGGACACCAGGTGATCCAGAAGACGTATGACCAGGGACATCAGGGGTTTCAGAAGACTTATGATCAGGGACACCAGGTGATCCAGAAGACGTGTGACCAGGGACACCAGGAGGTGTTCCAGCACGACCAGGAACACCAGGAGTTCGCCGCGCCCCGGGCACCCCAGAGGACGTCGGCGTCTCGGCGGCTGTTCGAGGCGGACGCGGGCGGAGGGGAAGGGGACAGCGACACGCCGCGGCCCGCCAAGAAGATCCCGCGTCCGCCCAACGCCTTCATGCTGTTCGCCAACATGTGGCGCAAGCGCACGGCGCAGCAGTTCCCGCAGGCCACCAACAAAGAGGTGAGCGTGATGCTGGGCCGGCGCTGGAACGAGATGGGCGCCCAGGAGAAGCGCTGCTACTTCGAGCAGGCGCAGCTGGAGGACCGGCGCCACAAGCTGCGGTACCCGGGCTACGTGTACAGCCCGCAGGTGGCGCGCGCCAGGAAGAGGATGAGGCTGCAGGCCCGCGAGGCTCGTCGCAGCGGCGGACACGGCTCCCCGCCCAAGGTACGCAGGGCTGCCAAGTCCTCGCCCAGCCATGGCCAATGGGGAGGGGGGATTTTCAAACACTTGTGGGGGAATAAATCTAAAAGTGTTAATCATTTAACATTAATTGCCCCGAACGTGCAATATATCGCttaatatttgcattaaaacacgAGTTtgataaacttaatttaaattatttcgtgGGTTATGACCCCTGGATCACCTTGCTGGACACTATCAAATTCAATGTCCTAATTTCATATTTTGAAAGGGGAGGCGGAGAATGCGCCACCATAattttggaagggggggggggggggtaatgggCACCCCTGAGTGCTGCCGACACCCATCAATAATTGCATTGGTGCATACAATTTAACACGAGTTAAATAAACGCTAGATACTAGACTCTACCAAATAATTAACACTACTTCTATACAGTCACGAGATAAACCACACatcaagtaatttaaatattacaaacgTCTGCAAAccacttaataataaaaattctagTAAACgttagtaatatatttatttttaaataatagacGAACTATTAAACCTTTATATTACAAGAGATACACGAGCGATATTTATCGTACAAAAGGCTGATTTTGAGACATAGTCAAGTTTCTCTATTTTCCTAATAAATACGTAACGCTCCGTAGTTCCGTAAATCAACGttaatacaattaataattacGGATATACGTAAACTTGGCAGCACTGAGTTAAGCATGCTGTGACAATTCAGTTCGCAGTATTGAAACATCCAACACATTCTTTGAATAATTACTGCAGTAagaatgataaattaaaatattttttgtggacATACACCAATACTATTTTGCACCGTATTTCATATACAAAACCctaaaaacgaacaaaaaaatatgaatacacaaacacaaagaaaacaagtcaaaatcagcAAATTTCTAATGTTGAATTAAAAGACAACACAGACAATTTTGTGGAAGGAATAAGTCACAACCATATCACAGCACAGTCGAAACAGTTGCAAcataaacagtaaatacagaaaaacaaTAACTATGGATAACACAGAGACAGACAAAGGAATCCAACTGATAATCTGGACAAAACCCCGACAATACAACGACGCATAtgcgaacccaacgatgaaattaaacaggtattctgacaacacaacgacgacagtacAGGCGAACAGAGACGGAATTTTCTGTACAGTTtttgcatttaacatttgacgtcggctgattttggcttgtttcctgTGAGTTTGTGTGTTCGTATTTCTTTGTATGTTCTTCGGATTTCCCCGATGACAGGGAAAGACTAGTAATGACATAAGTCCGAAATAATGAATTAAAtcacccaaaacattgcggaaatggtgctcgaGCACGCCTGATGATGTCTAATAAGAATGAACTAGAATTCTCGTCGCTAAGCACAGTCTATTCTATAGAATAAGGTGCTCTAAAACGTTTCCCTCACTGCACAAACTACACATTTTGGTCAATGTTTTGGGTGTTCGGGAAAAAATTGCCCGGACCATCAGCTCGATAGAAATAATGTGATtgattcagtactcgccagtgatgtgtaacatctaacctcggtaacgggcAAATTTattatgttctcatgttgcaaacacacttgttatacgaaactcggacatgaaattcaACGCAGAATTCTTTTAAGTAAAGCCGAGCGTAGTAATaatacgcaaaatgtgttttcaactacagttcttgacgcgaatcacacgtagtttccgcacacaccactagaattcgctgccggagcagctacgttgattatcgaatcatttgatttacagaccgaaatttcaaactatataattaaacggtttgataaaagctaaaaaaaaaaagacttgaaaacaaaATCCTAAACGTCgtctttggatctgattttcaacaagaaattGTGTTTAAATAATACCATCTTGTTAAAGAACAATAAAGTTTCccttcggctttgtgaacttttattCGCTCAATtatccacagatggcagcaccgtgggttACACATTTCCTATCGATGCGATTTActttccatttacgaaattacttctaACAAATGCAGCATATTGCGAGCTAAGTTGTAAAACATCAAAAACCCTTTAAAGTGTGTTtgtcttaaaaattaatataatatgaaTGAGACGTATAGCTACAAATTGCTAAGCCAACCGGTTTATTTGGACATACTATAGATAAAGCCATGACAGGGGTTTTCAAAAGTGTGCAACTAACTACGAGATAACTCTATCTAGGTGGTCCAAAACAATTTTTAGGCTCTGACCGAATTACTACGTTTACTTATTCTAAATTCAGTCGAAAAATGCCCACCCAGAACGTCGGTTATTTTCTTCGGACGTCACATGAAAATTAATTTCGCCCACTGAATATTTAGAATTTACACATCTTATTCCAAGATTCtattctattttttaattttttgcggATACCGTTGTCCAGTGCTTCACAACTGAATCGATCCATGCAAAAAGGTCTTTAGTcctaaataagtgtttttgagaaaaacacaaaaaactgtcTGCGCCAgaagattttaataatataataacacctttttttaatatggtaCCTAACAATTTCACCACTCATATGAATTATCTATATTACTGTTCTTGTATATAGtttgtcgaaaaaaaattataaaatatgttggacTGAAGCCATTTTTGCAtggaaaagtattttattaaacactcttttatattttattgttattttagtatatatattattttaattgtttcttaTCCAACAAAATGGTAGAAAAGAAGAtacaatatgttatattttactacatattagtttatttactCATGTACAgtatgtcaaaaattaaattatatacagttAGTTAATCATCTTGTACCTACAAATCAATGTTCTCCAGTTAATCATCTTGTACCTACAAATCAATGTTCTCCAGTTAATCATCTTGTACTTCCAAATCAATGTTTTCAGCTGTTGGCCAGTTAGAAATATCAATGTAAAATTGTTTATGCTCCTCGGGAATATAGGGCAGAAGTTTTCGTATGTCAtctagtttcttttttttaatggggacCTTCCCTTCTGGATAAGCAATGCATGGTGGAAATTCGGGGTTCGTCATTGCTTGCCGCAAACAAAAAGTATGTAGTACCATACCATTGATAAATTTTCGTGCAACAATTGTTCCAGGCATTTCTTGACTAAAAGAAAAATGCATGAAGGAACTTATGCCAAACTGTTGCTTATCATCTTTCGGAACTGATCTCGGGCGCGTTTCTTCTGAAACGACAGACTTTTTGTAATATTGAGGCCACCAATTTTTGTAATCGAATATGTGTTCCGATTTCACATGTGTCACCAtaaacttattattattactgcTCTTGATTACTAATTCAGTGATTTCTCTTAAGGAATATAAACGGTCATGTTTCCTCAGCTGTCTTTTAATCATTGAAAAATCTCGGTCACAGGGGAGAAACGAATGACCCCTGATGGGGAAGAACTGTTCTATTTTATTAAATCGACCAGTTTGTGTTAAAGCCAATAACAAACGTGCCAGTGAGTGGTTTTTGTTTTGGCCAGAACAGTTGTCAGAGAAAATCCTTATCTCCTTAATTTCTGGAGGAACCGTGTTCAAATAATCCGTTAAAAGTGAGCACACTTCATTTGGGCCTTTGTTGGCAGTACCCTCATGATAAAGGTATAACATAGCACTATGTTCCTTTATGTTATGTATGCAGCAAACATTGACTGTTAACTGCCTCATATAGAAAGTCTCTTGAACTGGGATTCGTGGCAAttgaatattttgcatataatcCATACAGATGGACAGAACGTGTGGTTCAGTTTTGCAGTCTCGTtcttttttaagttcattataaAACTTCTTTGCCCTCCTTCTGTGAATCATTAGTTCCGCTGCCGCACAcctcttggctgcttcatttatGTGAGGgcttttaattttaagttctaACTCCTCACAAGTACAGCAGCAATCAACCTGGGGTCTGCCAAATGATAGAGAAAAGTTTTCATTGAAAAACTTAATGAAAAACTGATAACTGCAGTTAATCTCAGGATTTTTATCTTTGAATAGATTATACATGGACTTTACAGACAGTCTGGCATCGAGATATGATTTTGTTTTACCAGTGTATTTTGTGCATTTAACTGGAAAGCTAAGAATGTGGTTTCTGATTTTTTCCCGAACTTCAGGTGGAAGTGTGTTAGCACTTGATGTTTTCCCTCTTTCATCAACGGGACTTTTGCCCAATAAAGCAAGTTTTCTAATCCTCTTCACTCGTTTATCAGTAATAGCAAACAATGATAAGAAAGCTTTGTAACATACCTCTCTCTTTACATGGCCTATAATAACATAGTATTTGTAAACTTTGTCAACAATTCTTGCCCCCTCTTTCTTCCGAGGTTGACGGCGATCAACATCATGTATATCAATCAGAGATTGAATAAATGTGTCTTGTTGATTTTTTGTAGGCAAATCATGCAAACGTCTTAGCACATCAATAGCTTCATCATCTGAGATCTTCTCAAAACACTTAATTCTCTGACATCtgaaaacaaaacgataaatatttttgtgattgttggaaaataaaggaaatatatatatagtgcattgAGAGATTTAGGCCTACTAAAACTAATTCTCTTGATATCAGAAATACATAAGTAAGTGCCTAATATTGTAATGTATATAACAAATACAAGCTTTAGATAACATTGGTAGTTATagacctacctgcatggaggtccTGTTGTTCTGGCTGGAATAAAATTGCCTTTGGAGGTTAGGTATTCCTCCCCTTTACATCTTGCagtttttcttatatttcttttccaAGAAGATGGTGTACTTTTCCTCTTTATACCTCTTTCTTCTACATTGTCTGTGCCTTCACTTTCTGATGACATTATTTAACAATATCTTTGTATAAAACTTACTAATTTACCATCATTTAACAAACAAACTGCATATTCAACAttcttttgttataaacattatgaataacaggttaggaaacataatGTCACAGAATATTTCAATAGTGCGCCGCTACAACAAAAATTCCCAAACTTTATTCCATGCAAAAGGGGCTTCAGTCCAGGACTGAAGCCCTTGCTGCATGGAACAGTGAAATTAACAGTCTGTTACTACGGTAACAGTGCATTGGACTGAAGTCTTTTTGGCGTAGAAATGTGTATCTACCTTCTTAGGTAATGTTGCATATTCAAACTGGAATTGCGGAAAAAATGGACTGAAGCCATTTTTGCATGGACCAATTCAACTATAAATTGGTCAACTCCAAACAAACAATTAGCAAGAAACAATTTAATTAtgagcaaaacaaaaataaaaaacagtagATGTTAAACACGTCACATCCCTTTATCTAGACAACCAGTCGAATATTTCTTGGTTACTATACCCgaaaaaactatttgtagcgTTAACGGAGCCCAGCTATGAATGTTTTCAATTTGGCCCAAAGACTCGTTTATATGTTACATTGTTACCATATACAGAGTAAGTTAAAATTTGACCGAAAAATTTCTGCTGCAagtacataaaatttacaaacgcAAAGCTTGTGTCAAATTTGTTATACATACACTGTTACAGTAAAACCCTGCAAAGAAGTTTCTCTAGATACTTATTAAAATGGTACATTTGTGTGTAATTATTAGTCAAGTGCTAAAATGTTTTAAGCTTATTATGCAGGAAAACTTCTTAAGGGAGATTTTCTTACGGGTGTTTAACtgtgtcaaaataaaataaaaatacttacacGTAATTGACGCGGAGCACACCCCAAGCCTCGTCGTTTCGTCGTAAAGTGATTTAAGTTCGCGGCATAAATTGCCGTTACAGCACGCTTCACGGCTACAAAGCCTCGCGTCAGTTTTATGCGCTGCGCGTAATCGTGGGTGTTACACGCGCATGCAAATGCTTGCGGTGCCTATAGTGACGTAGCGTTTAGCCTGCGTTCTCTCCTGCAAACTAAGCAGTAACCAAATTGTTTTCAATTTTACATCGTGCAAATCTTGAATtcaaataaatggggaaaaaaattaagataaaaaagtaattttgctttgtagaatttttgaattttttgatagaAACGAAAAAAAGAGATAAAAGAAAAGAGAAAATAGAAAAAGGAGAGGGGAAAATTTGaagaataaattaaacatattttgatACATATTTATCATGTTATTGACATATTTCTCATTTTTCTATAttgttctcattttctgtaaagctgagaaaaaaaatacacctaCCTGAGAATTCACGCAAATATTCTACATTTAATAACGATCTAGCCTAGtgatacatatacacatatatacacacactctaAATTCTAAAGGCCACCCCTTTAAGTTTTGAATAAACTTGTGCAAAAAATTActaagagacctgcaaaaaaGCGTTAGTATCTGGCACTGGGCTTGACTCCACCCACTTCTACACAAACAGGCCAATGTCTTGCGTTCATTGGCTATTGTCAGATTTAACCTCCTACCCGGATTACATGCATATGGTTGGATCATATAGATTTTGGTATTTTCTATTTTGTTCCTTCTCCTTCGGGGCGTGTTGAACTATGCAATGACCCAATGAAAATCCTAATAAAACGAACAATGTAGTAAGTACACTTCAGCCTATCTCCAAAAAATACTGTGAATATGGCAATCTCAGACAACTGAATAAAGAGTTCAATTGGCACACAGAAATTCAGACATTCTCAAATCATTAGATCCCCCCCCCCTAACCAACGGGACTAACTCACGTCCCCCCAATTTGGGGACCACTGTTCTAGTTCGAATAAGTTTggggcagttaaaaaaaaatattcaaagagtGCGTGGCTGCTACGCacgttaaaagtgaaacttcacagactgtTTTTAATTCTACGTCAGCTCACTAACGGCACTGCAGTTAGCGCTGTTGCTGCCATCTGTTCGTTTATTTCCGGCAAGTAACttgatagttaaaatttatacGTTTTAAATGTTATGTAAACCTGGAAATTCAGTTTGCAGTGGTTTCCAAGAGAACACGGAACAATTTGTGCAATGCGCAAATGGCAACGCACCGCCCAGTTGCTCGGTGTCGCCATGGCAGTGTGATCAGAACAAACATGGCGCCAGAAAGCAACGCGGTTACACCTCTCTCTCTTCCTGCTATTGGCGGTAGTGATGCGGGAAGATAAGTGCTTtaggcgcggtgtcgcctctaagcgtgGGGCAGTTTTCTAgtcgtgcgtaggacaactatgagatttcagcggtaaccataacattaattATGTGCAATGCGAGGCCCTtgggtgttttcaagaatctctgCAAAGTTGATTTCATACCTACCTAACAaccattctgaaaacacgtgttagagccattttcactctcctccGAATACAGTTTAAAAGTACAGATACAGGCAGGGGcgcaaaaactaaatttccaaagaggggggggggcaatatacctttttataaagaatcatcgatcctccctattgaagcggggatcctcccccgggaaaaatttgtatttcaaggtggaaaatggtgctatttaagcagttttatcatctaagaattgattacacagcacgtTCTTTGCCCCCgcttgcccccacttcaaggtttcagaggaaggaggggggggggcaagatatCCATCCCTGCGCCCCTGGACACAGGAGCAGGACTGAGCGCACTGTGGTCGGCGCAGGAGGCGGCGGCGGGCGGGCGGCAGCTGCTGCAGCGGCAGATGTCGGCGCGCCTgggggccgccgccgc from Bacillus rossius redtenbacheri isolate Brsri chromosome 1, Brsri_v3, whole genome shotgun sequence includes these protein-coding regions:
- the LOC134529391 gene encoding uncharacterized protein LOC134529391, with product MIHRRRAKKFYNELKKERDCKTEPHVLSICMDYMQNIQLPRIPVQETFYMRQLTVNVCCIHNIKEHSAMLYLYHEGTANKGPNEVCSLLTDYLNTVPPEIKEIRIFSDNCSGQNKNHSLARLLLALTQTGRFNKIEQFFPIRGHSFLPCDRDFSMIKRQLRKHDRLYSLREITELVIKSSNNNKFMVTHVKSEHIFDYKNWWPQYYKKSVVSEETRPRSVPKDDKQQFGISSFMHFSFSQEMPGTIVARKFINGMVLHTFCLRQAMTNPEFPPCIAYPEGKVPIKKKKLDDIRKLLPYIPEEHKQFYIDISNWPTAENIDLEVQDD